From one Sulfuricurvum sp. genomic stretch:
- a CDS encoding DUF523 and DUF1722 domain-containing protein: MTLAVSSCLLGEHIRFDGGHKRDRFITDELSQFAEFVPFCPEHLAFGTPRPSVRLVTVQGDIRVQSNKTGDDLTDSLIQTSRNELFNLESKPLCGIIFKSKSPSCGMKSAKLYLENGYCEGKEDGVFMHLCRERFPLLPMEEEGRLEDAWLRENFVMQVFAYDAYERFKSTNPTISDLVRFHTINKFMLQSKDEALYRELGNVVANRENHTLETLLGIYELGFKTAIARKSSIKRTRNVLEHLAGFFKNELSKSEKETLHTQIDDYASKIIPLIVPVSTIHLYAKKYNIEYLLDQTFLNPYPKTLSLRSHIDSGK; encoded by the coding sequence ATGACACTCGCTGTATCCTCCTGCCTTCTGGGCGAACACATCCGCTTTGACGGAGGGCATAAACGTGACCGTTTCATCACGGATGAGCTGAGCCAATTCGCCGAGTTTGTCCCTTTTTGTCCTGAGCACCTCGCATTCGGAACTCCCCGCCCATCCGTGCGGCTTGTCACGGTACAAGGAGATATTCGAGTCCAATCCAATAAAACGGGGGATGATCTTACTGATTCCCTTATCCAAACCAGCCGTAACGAACTTTTCAATCTCGAATCCAAGCCGCTGTGCGGAATCATCTTCAAATCCAAATCCCCCAGCTGCGGGATGAAAAGTGCCAAACTCTATCTCGAAAACGGCTACTGCGAAGGGAAAGAAGACGGTGTATTTATGCATCTGTGCCGCGAACGTTTTCCTCTGCTGCCGATGGAGGAGGAAGGGCGGCTTGAGGACGCATGGCTGAGAGAAAATTTCGTCATGCAGGTCTTTGCGTACGATGCGTATGAGCGCTTCAAATCAACAAATCCTACGATAAGCGATTTAGTCCGTTTTCATACGATCAACAAATTCATGCTTCAATCCAAAGACGAAGCCCTCTATCGGGAGTTGGGTAACGTCGTCGCTAATCGGGAAAACCATACATTGGAGACACTGTTAGGAATATACGAACTGGGATTTAAAACTGCTATCGCACGAAAAAGCTCGATCAAACGGACCCGCAATGTATTAGAACATTTGGCAGGGTTTTTCAAAAATGAATTGAGTAAAAGTGAAAAAGAGACTCTCCATACGCAGATAGACGATTACGCCTCTAAAATCATCCCCCTAATCGTCCCCGTCTCGACGATCCATCTTTACGCTAAAAAATACAACATCGAATATCTGCTCGACCAAACGTTTCTGAACCCGTATCCGAAAACGCTCTCTTTGCGTTCCCATATCGACAGCGGGAAATAA
- a CDS encoding deoxyribodipyrimidine photo-lyase, with amino-acid sequence MRRILWFRRDLRVLDNRLLSQEGNVLPIFIFDTAILDKLSSNDRRMTFIFNALIRLKEQLKTRGLDLALFYGKPTEVFQWLLSKEYFDEVCASGDYDPYARERDRDVSHLLPFTYLHDTYIFRPDEVLKSDASAYLVFTPYYNRAKSVFRQEHMAESVVASQTLIPFAYHVIHRIEGSTHTDRPISLTSIGFSEQSLTSHQRLLPEEKLNIFAGKLANYSHDRDFMALHATSGLSTDLRFGTLSIRALLRWLAEQKKSGIDTEPFFRQLVFRDFYAMLLYHFPHLVDQNFRYPFRGIENNHYFEAFCTARTGVPIVDAGIRELLESGEMHNRVRMICASFLTKNLLLPWQWGERFFAQHLMDYDASSNILSWQWSAGTGVDPQPYFRIFNPYTQSAKFDKEGDYIKTRLPELSNLPSKLFSDEAALTQNVWETYPQPIVDHKKSSKQALDYFKSVLLT; translated from the coding sequence ATGCGGCGGATACTGTGGTTTCGGCGTGATCTCAGAGTCCTAGACAACCGTCTCCTTTCCCAAGAAGGCAATGTCCTCCCTATCTTTATTTTCGATACTGCCATCCTCGATAAGCTCTCTTCAAACGATCGTCGGATGACGTTTATTTTCAACGCACTGATCCGCTTAAAAGAGCAACTAAAAACCCGCGGACTCGATCTAGCTCTCTTCTACGGAAAGCCGACCGAAGTATTTCAATGGCTTTTATCAAAAGAGTATTTTGATGAGGTGTGCGCTTCGGGAGATTATGATCCCTACGCACGTGAACGGGACCGTGACGTATCGCATCTTCTGCCCTTTACCTATCTTCACGATACCTATATTTTCCGGCCGGATGAAGTTCTCAAGAGCGACGCATCTGCCTATCTGGTTTTTACTCCGTATTACAACCGTGCCAAATCCGTTTTTCGCCAGGAACATATGGCGGAATCTGTCGTTGCATCGCAAACGCTTATCCCGTTTGCTTATCATGTTATCCACCGTATCGAAGGAAGCACTCATACCGATCGGCCCATTTCTCTCACATCGATCGGATTTAGTGAACAGTCATTGACATCTCATCAACGTCTTCTGCCGGAAGAAAAACTGAATATTTTTGCCGGGAAATTGGCCAATTATTCCCATGATCGTGATTTTATGGCACTCCATGCCACTTCGGGACTCAGCACTGACCTCCGTTTCGGTACCCTCTCCATCCGTGCCCTACTTCGGTGGCTGGCAGAGCAAAAAAAATCCGGAATCGACACCGAGCCATTTTTTCGCCAGCTCGTCTTTCGTGACTTTTATGCCATGCTTTTGTACCATTTCCCCCATCTGGTCGATCAAAACTTCCGTTATCCGTTCAGAGGTATCGAAAACAATCATTATTTTGAGGCATTTTGCACTGCCCGCACCGGAGTCCCTATCGTTGATGCAGGCATACGCGAATTATTGGAGAGCGGAGAGATGCACAACCGTGTACGGATGATCTGCGCCTCATTTTTAACCAAAAATCTTCTGTTGCCGTGGCAATGGGGGGAACGGTTTTTTGCGCAGCATTTGATGGATTACGATGCAAGTTCGAATATCCTCTCATGGCAATGGAGCGCGGGGACGGGAGTCGATCCGCAGCCCTATTTTCGAATTTTTAACCCCTATACCCAAAGTGCCAAATTCGATAAAGAGGGAGACTATATCAAAACCCGTCTGCCTGAGTTATCGAATCTCCCGTCCAAACTATTTTCCGATGAAGCAGCATTAACCCAAAACGTATGGGAAACGTATCCTCAACCCATCGTGGATCATAAAAAAAGTTCCAAACAGGCTTTGGATTATTTTAAAAGTGTGCTTTTAACCTAA
- a CDS encoding SDR family oxidoreductase, producing the protein MKRVLLTGANGYIGRRLKHALLSKEGIELRLMVRNANSLSSSVQEHAQIVTADVLNPASLDDALRGIDVAYYLIHGLNHGNFREIDRQSAQNFVDACVRQNVKTIIYLGGLGDKKTGSEHLLSRIETGEILSSRPDKINCIWFRAGVIIGSGSASFEIIRHLVQKLPVMITPKWVRTPVTPIGVDDVIDFLLAALDLPATSNLMVDLGEEAMSYGDLMLRVAKAMGLKRYLIPVNVLTPKLSSYWLAIFTPVPYSVSSSLIEGLRSEVTVSNNLQHDYFTIKPHTLEETVKRAIGEIESNQVLSRWSDSGSGAWEVDHSHDIADALFIDRRIIELKTLSPDKVFRSFCSIGGENGWFGYDWLWNLRGFIDKLFKGAGINRGRRNPNSLRIGDSVDFWKVVDLVENERLLLFAQMKLPGKAWLEFKIHDGKLIQSAYFYPYGIVGRLYWYILIPLHYLIFTNMALSIINRSK; encoded by the coding sequence ATGAAACGTGTTTTACTGACCGGAGCCAACGGTTATATCGGAAGACGGCTCAAACACGCCTTGCTCTCAAAAGAGGGTATTGAACTAAGATTAATGGTCCGCAATGCCAACAGTTTATCCTCCTCTGTCCAAGAACATGCCCAGATTGTCACTGCGGACGTCCTCAACCCTGCAAGTCTTGACGATGCGCTCAGAGGAATCGATGTCGCCTACTACCTCATCCACGGCCTTAATCACGGTAATTTCCGAGAGATCGATCGTCAAAGCGCCCAAAATTTCGTCGATGCCTGTGTCCGCCAAAACGTCAAAACAATCATCTATCTTGGAGGGTTGGGAGACAAAAAAACAGGAAGCGAACATCTCCTCAGCCGTATAGAAACGGGTGAGATTCTCAGTTCCCGTCCCGATAAAATAAACTGTATCTGGTTTCGTGCCGGAGTCATTATCGGCTCTGGTAGTGCCAGCTTCGAAATCATCCGCCACTTGGTACAAAAGCTCCCCGTCATGATTACCCCAAAGTGGGTCCGCACTCCCGTCACCCCTATCGGTGTCGATGATGTAATCGATTTTCTCTTAGCCGCGCTGGATCTCCCCGCAACCTCAAATCTGATGGTCGATTTAGGGGAAGAAGCGATGAGCTACGGCGATTTGATGTTGCGTGTCGCAAAAGCGATGGGGCTTAAGCGCTATCTTATTCCGGTCAATGTTTTAACGCCGAAACTCTCTTCCTATTGGCTTGCTATATTTACCCCCGTTCCCTACAGCGTTTCCAGTTCACTGATCGAAGGTCTTCGCAGCGAAGTGACGGTGAGTAATAATTTGCAGCATGACTATTTCACGATCAAACCCCATACTCTAGAAGAGACGGTTAAACGTGCCATCGGTGAGATCGAATCGAATCAAGTACTCAGCCGATGGAGCGACAGCGGCTCAGGGGCATGGGAGGTCGACCACTCTCATGATATTGCTGACGCACTCTTTATCGATCGCCGCATCATCGAACTCAAAACACTCTCACCCGATAAAGTCTTTCGGAGTTTTTGTTCGATCGGAGGAGAAAACGGATGGTTCGGTTATGATTGGCTCTGGAACCTGCGAGGTTTTATCGACAAACTTTTCAAAGGTGCAGGAATTAATCGTGGACGACGTAATCCAAACAGCCTGCGTATCGGCGACAGTGTCGATTTTTGGAAAGTGGTGGATTTGGTTGAAAATGAACGGTTGCTTCTGTTTGCCCAAATGAAACTGCCGGGCAAAGCATGGCTGGAGTTTAAAATCCACGACGGAAAATTGATCCAAAGCGCCTATTTTTATCCATACGGGATTGTCGGTCGGCTCTACTGGTATATCCTGATTCCGTTGCATTACCTGATTTTTACCAATATGGCTCTTTCGATTATTAACCGTTCAAAATGA
- a CDS encoding transglutaminase family protein → MLRYKIMHRTYYNYSANVMLGSQNLLLRPREDYELRIESFSLKIIPEATLLWHRDVEGNSVAIANFTLPTNQLVIESEVIIQQYNESPLNFMVSDYALSYPFSYQGEDNILLSAYKILPDQTTTDVVNKWIANFWQPDEAIQTYTLLNRIAAYIHKTLTYRVREEPGVQSAIETLSCGTGSCRDFAFLFMQAVRCLGLASRFVSGYLYAPLMSEIGSTHAWAEVYLPGAGWKGFDPTIGKIVGSDHIAVAVARLPESVPPIAGSFAGPATSSLTVGVWVSLC, encoded by the coding sequence ATGTTACGCTATAAAATTATGCATCGTACTTACTATAACTATTCCGCGAATGTAATGCTGGGTTCCCAAAATCTTCTACTGCGTCCAAGGGAGGATTATGAGCTACGGATTGAGTCATTTTCACTGAAGATCATACCCGAAGCCACCCTTCTTTGGCATCGTGACGTTGAAGGAAATTCGGTTGCAATCGCAAATTTTACGCTTCCGACAAATCAACTGGTAATAGAAAGCGAAGTAATCATTCAGCAATACAATGAATCCCCTCTTAATTTCATGGTGAGTGATTACGCGCTTAGTTACCCCTTTAGTTATCAGGGTGAAGATAATATTTTGCTCTCTGCATACAAAATCTTACCGGACCAAACAACCACCGATGTCGTCAATAAATGGATAGCAAATTTTTGGCAGCCAGATGAAGCGATTCAAACGTACACACTCTTGAATCGGATCGCCGCTTACATTCATAAAACGCTTACGTATCGTGTACGGGAAGAACCGGGGGTACAAAGTGCAATAGAGACTCTTAGTTGCGGTACGGGATCATGTCGTGATTTTGCTTTTCTTTTTATGCAGGCAGTTCGGTGTCTGGGACTCGCTTCACGCTTCGTCAGCGGATATCTTTATGCTCCGCTCATGAGTGAAATCGGCTCGACCCATGCATGGGCGGAAGTCTATTTGCCGGGTGCCGGATGGAAGGGCTTTGATCCCACGATCGGAAAGATTGTCGGAAGCGATCATATTGCCGTAGCGGTAGCCAGACTTCCCGAATCTGTCCCGCCGATAGCCGGATCATTTGCTGGACCGGCTACTTCGAGTCTTACCGTCGGAGTATGGGTGAGTTTGTGTTGA
- a CDS encoding EAL domain-containing protein has translation MSCDKCQTLPSLPKKGGDLIISCDVQEMADKMKSYLDQKTINYQIEDPQTLWIHVDGFTLFLRELCETQTFSKIERNAIHLLFLENGETLSPSKLRMMKTLQQYKDLAGAEYLSSLITKGALTTHFQPIVDLATDTIYGYESLARGVSEDGTLIYPDRLFQWGREGDMLFYLDRACRESSLKTAAVKHIASKVFINFIPTAIYDPEHCLQSTVKWAKELDFDPKNIIFEVIESDHVDDLEHLKKILAFYRSQGFLVALDDVGSGYASLNMIAKLRPDIVKIDREIIDYIDTNEVNQSIFRAIVTIAKENGILVLAEGVERLEEAAFCAKEGADLAQGYYYGKPSAEPIRRL, from the coding sequence ATGAGTTGTGACAAATGCCAAACCCTTCCGAGTCTGCCAAAAAAGGGTGGAGACCTTATCATCAGCTGTGATGTCCAAGAAATGGCAGACAAAATGAAGAGCTATCTGGATCAAAAAACTATAAATTACCAAATAGAAGATCCACAGACTCTTTGGATTCATGTCGATGGATTCACCCTCTTTTTACGTGAATTATGCGAAACCCAAACATTTTCAAAAATTGAACGTAATGCAATACACCTGCTTTTTTTGGAAAATGGAGAGACACTTTCCCCTTCAAAACTTAGAATGATGAAGACGCTTCAGCAGTATAAAGACCTCGCTGGTGCGGAATATCTCTCTTCATTGATTACCAAAGGGGCATTGACGACCCATTTTCAGCCGATCGTTGATCTCGCAACAGATACCATTTATGGATACGAGTCTCTGGCTCGGGGGGTAAGCGAAGACGGTACACTCATCTATCCGGATAGACTTTTCCAATGGGGCCGAGAAGGCGATATGCTCTTTTATCTCGATCGGGCATGCCGTGAAAGCTCACTTAAAACTGCCGCCGTTAAACATATTGCGTCCAAAGTATTTATTAACTTTATCCCAACTGCTATCTACGATCCGGAACATTGTCTCCAATCAACCGTAAAATGGGCCAAAGAGCTCGATTTCGATCCAAAAAATATCATTTTTGAAGTGATTGAAAGTGACCACGTAGATGATCTTGAACATCTTAAAAAAATTCTTGCTTTTTACAGGTCCCAAGGATTTTTGGTGGCTCTCGATGACGTCGGAAGCGGATATGCATCATTAAATATGATTGCCAAGCTTCGTCCTGATATTGTCAAAATCGACCGGGAAATCATTGATTATATCGATACAAATGAGGTCAACCAATCCATTTTCCGGGCCATTGTTACAATCGCCAAAGAAAACGGGATTCTGGTATTAGCAGAGGGAGTTGAACGTTTGGAAGAAGCGGCCTTTTGTGCCAAAGAAGGCGCGGATCTAGCTCAAGGGTACTATTACGGAAAACCTTCGGCTGAACCGATCCGACGCCTCTAA
- a CDS encoding YajG family lipoprotein, which produces MKRIYSLVAAVVLMSGCSYKNEAIELSSYKTQSLNKTTQDQKSVSFLSVTDAREDKRSIGYIEANGQVTEKFYSYVDFADRYREGLTNALQSSKFNMTRNPADANATITVKIKNIQLVYNDTQKFDENLHGKIVVEVTLKKAGRTLVQTMTQQEGKWIKPSYTSKDVEPLLDSLFTDSINTIVDKLASQ; this is translated from the coding sequence ATGAAGAGGATATATAGTTTGGTAGCGGCAGTTGTTTTAATGAGCGGATGTTCATATAAAAATGAGGCAATAGAGCTTTCATCATACAAAACCCAATCCCTGAATAAAACGACACAGGATCAAAAGAGTGTCTCATTTTTGTCTGTTACGGATGCGAGAGAAGATAAGCGTTCGATAGGATATATTGAAGCCAACGGTCAAGTAACTGAAAAGTTTTACAGCTATGTAGATTTTGCGGACAGATACAGAGAAGGGTTGACGAATGCATTGCAATCTTCAAAGTTTAACATGACCCGAAATCCTGCTGATGCCAATGCAACAATCACCGTAAAGATTAAAAATATTCAGCTGGTTTACAATGACACTCAAAAATTTGATGAAAATCTCCATGGAAAAATTGTAGTCGAAGTAACACTAAAAAAAGCGGGTAGGACACTAGTGCAAACGATGACGCAACAAGAAGGGAAATGGATAAAACCTTCGTACACTTCTAAGGATGTGGAGCCTTTGCTGGATTCACTGTTTACCGATAGCATTAACACGATAGTGGACAAGTTGGCTTCTCAGTAA
- a CDS encoding exodeoxyribonuclease III codes for MAQTIEILSWNVNGIRAVAEKGAFDWLEERQPHILCLQEIKALPEQMPENLFANRFPNITINSALKKGYSGTLIASALEHLYSDIRSDIDIMNEGRIVEHHYGDIVLLNVYFPNGQKDEERLAYKLEFYDRFLDYCQRLRSEGKKIIICGDVNTAHRPIDLKNPKSNEKTSGFLPIERAWIDKLLDHGYIDTFRHIHGDKEDEYSWWSYRFSARSKNVGWRIDYFFISDDLVESLEDAFILQDITGSDHCPVGIRLKI; via the coding sequence ATGGCTCAAACAATTGAAATACTATCGTGGAATGTTAACGGCATTCGTGCGGTTGCAGAAAAAGGGGCATTTGATTGGCTTGAAGAGCGTCAACCGCATATCCTCTGTCTTCAAGAAATCAAAGCTTTGCCGGAACAAATGCCTGAGAACCTCTTCGCAAACCGTTTTCCGAATATAACCATCAATAGCGCACTCAAGAAAGGATATTCGGGAACACTGATCGCAAGTGCGCTTGAACACCTCTATTCAGATATCCGATCAGATATTGATATCATGAACGAAGGGCGTATCGTTGAACATCACTACGGCGATATAGTCTTATTGAACGTCTATTTTCCCAATGGGCAAAAGGACGAAGAACGGCTCGCGTACAAGCTGGAGTTTTATGATCGCTTCTTAGATTACTGTCAGAGACTGCGTAGCGAGGGTAAAAAAATAATCATCTGCGGCGATGTCAACACCGCCCATCGTCCGATTGATCTCAAAAATCCTAAATCGAACGAAAAAACATCCGGATTTTTACCGATAGAGCGCGCATGGATCGATAAGCTATTGGATCATGGATATATCGATACCTTTCGCCACATACACGGGGATAAAGAGGATGAATACAGTTGGTGGTCGTACCGTTTTAGTGCACGCTCCAAAAACGTCGGATGGAGAATCGATTACTTTTTTATCTCCGATGATCTTGTTGAATCATTGGAAGATGCCTTCATTCTTCAAGATATTACGGGATCGGATCATTGTCCTGTAGGGATTCGTCTGAAAATTTAA
- a CDS encoding rhodanese-like domain-containing protein produces the protein MLNFGPFKSLSTKEFLQKKEEGFAVIDIRRADEWEYYGIIEGSHKITFFDEFGQFDLDSFMEAFTKVVTDKEQPFILVCAHANRTKTVGEVMGLQLGYKNVYELDGGINWGWIDQGLDTVK, from the coding sequence ATGTTGAATTTCGGGCCGTTTAAATCTCTTTCAACAAAAGAGTTTCTGCAAAAAAAAGAAGAGGGCTTTGCCGTTATCGATATACGAAGAGCAGATGAATGGGAATACTACGGCATCATCGAAGGGAGTCATAAGATTACCTTTTTCGATGAGTTTGGACAATTCGATCTTGATAGTTTTATGGAAGCATTTACAAAAGTGGTGACGGATAAAGAACAGCCTTTTATTCTGGTATGCGCCCATGCAAACAGAACAAAAACCGTGGGAGAGGTTATGGGCCTACAACTCGGATATAAAAACGTCTATGAGCTGGACGGCGGCATTAACTGGGGTTGGATCGATCAAGGGCTGGATACGGTAAAATAA